In Candidatus Eisenbacteria bacterium, a genomic segment contains:
- a CDS encoding M23 family metallopeptidase, whose protein sequence is MGMWWRQVGTGCLLVCLLAGCTLFGGGASSIDRALRARRLMVPVAGVEPGDVPDTFDAPRAGGRRRHQALDIPAPRGTPIVAADDGVVLELRANRLGGLTIYATDPDRRFVYYYAHLDRYRAGLRRGTTLGKGDVVGYVGTTGNADRAEPHLHFQVMVFPAGGEWWDGTPVDPRPYLASAGRIRD, encoded by the coding sequence ATGGGGATGTGGTGGCGGCAGGTTGGGACGGGATGCCTCCTCGTCTGCCTCCTCGCCGGCTGCACGCTCTTCGGTGGCGGCGCGTCGTCGATCGACCGTGCGCTACGCGCGCGCCGGTTGATGGTCCCCGTCGCCGGCGTCGAGCCCGGCGACGTCCCGGATACGTTCGACGCGCCTCGCGCCGGCGGCCGGCGCCGCCACCAGGCGCTCGACATCCCGGCGCCCCGCGGTACGCCCATCGTCGCTGCCGACGACGGCGTCGTGCTCGAGCTGCGCGCGAATCGCCTCGGTGGTCTCACGATCTACGCCACCGATCCCGACCGGCGCTTCGTCTACTACTACGCACACCTCGACCGCTATCGAGCGGGGCTGCGTCGTGGCACGACGCTCGGGAAGGGCGACGTGGTCGGCTACGTCGGCACGACCGGCAACGCCGACCGCGCCGAGCCCCACCTGCACTTCCAGGTGATGGTGTTCCCGGCCGGCGGCGAGTGGTGGGACGGCACACCCGTCGATCCGCGTCCCTACCTCGCGAGCGCGGGACGCATCCGGGACTGA